The Bacillota bacterium genomic sequence CCAAACTACTCCTTAATTAAGTTAAAATGGCTAAAGTGATCTTTTCGAGGTTATTTACCTGAGGCGGACCAGGCGTCCGCCTCCTTTTTTTAACATTTTTTTAACATAATAAGGCTTCGAGATCTTCTTCCGCAACATCCGGGTGGAGGGCAAGAGTAATTCCCCTTGATATTGTCCGCCCTGCATTTAAAATTAACTCGTCAATTTCCCGGGGTGTCACAATTAAATTGCCTTGAAAAGGACCTAGAAGTTCTTCAATAATTTCATTGGCAAGAAGAGGGTTTAAAAAACGATCTCCTCTTGTAAATTTCCTATGGTAGTTTTCTAAAGTTACCCGTGCAATCATTGCCGCGTTCACGACAGTAGGAACACCTATTGCAATTACAGGAACTCCCATCGTATCATGGTTTATGCCCATTCGTTTGTTATTAACACCGGAACCTGGTGCAATCCCGGTATCGCCAATTTGAATGGTTGTTCCCAGGCGGGAGATGTTAGTTGCTGCCAGGGCATCGATGGTAATGATAACATCTGGCCGGATTTTTTCTACAATTCCTTTGATCATTTCTGCAGTTTCAATTCCAGTAATCCCCAGTACGCCTGGTGCAAAGGCACAGACTGAGCGATAATTTTCTACCATTTGCGGCATGTAAAGATGGAGGTGGCGGGTAACAAGCGAATACTTAATAACTGTCGGACCTAACGCATCAGGGGTTGCCTGCCAGTTTCCCAAACCGATTAAGAAAACCATTGCCTTTTCAGAAATTTTTAACAAATCTCTTAAATTTTGTGCGAGAACCTCGGCAACATTTATTTGTACGTCGGGGGATTTAAATTTAAGATCTGGTGCTTCTATCGTGATATAAGTTCCTTGCGGTTTTCCCATAATTGATTCCGCTTGTTTATTCAAGATTTTAATTTTTGTAACCGTACCAAAGGAAAAACTTTGTTTTTCTTCACTCACGCCGGGAATTTCCTGGCCCGTTGTACCCCGAATTAAATCCCTTGCTTCCAGCGCAAGGTCGATGTTTATTTCGAAAGAATTCACGAAATTAAGGATTTCCATTAAGCTCGCTCCCATTTCTTATAAAAACTACCCGTCTTTAAGATGAGCAGTTTCTTAAATTTTATACAATTTACCATGAAAAATTTTTACGTTGGAGTTATTTCTATCAATAACAATTATTAAAAAATTTTAAAGGGTTTTTGTAAATGACCCAGAAAAATAACTGGAGGGGTAAAAAAACTGAGGTGAAGAGCCAATGGACTGGTTGCCACAGTTGGACCGTTGTGATGACCTCGAACAATTGAAGGAAATGTCT encodes the following:
- the gpr gene encoding GPR endopeptidase encodes the protein MEILNFVNSFEINIDLALEARDLIRGTTGQEIPGVSEEKQSFSFGTVTKIKILNKQAESIMGKPQGTYITIEAPDLKFKSPDVQINVAEVLAQNLRDLLKISEKAMVFLIGLGNWQATPDALGPTVIKYSLVTRHLHLYMPQMVENYRSVCAFAPGVLGITGIETAEMIKGIVEKIRPDVIITIDALAATNISRLGTTIQIGDTGIAPGSGVNNKRMGINHDTMGVPVIAIGVPTVVNAAMIARVTLENYHRKFTRGDRFLNPLLANEIIEELLGPFQGNLIVTPREIDELILNAGRTISRGITLALHPDVAEEDLEALLC